From the genome of Neodiprion pinetum isolate iyNeoPine1 chromosome 3, iyNeoPine1.2, whole genome shotgun sequence, one region includes:
- the LOC124213875 gene encoding chromobox protein homolog 1 isoform X1, translating to MKTKMSKTKDSPVADGETEEEFSVEKVLDRRVVKGKVEYYLKWKGYSNDENTWEPEENLDCPDLIAQFEEQRKKREAVGSGKKDEKEQKKRKSSSTPTPTAPSKKKVTEDKKPEGFDRNLEPERIIGATDSSGELMFLMKWKGTDDADLVPARIANEKCPQIVIRFYEERLTWHSPTHDEENNKADPE from the exons ACTAAAATGAGTAAAACTAAAGATTCGCCTGTCGCGGATGGAGAAACTGAGGAGGAGTTCAGTGTTGAGAAAGTTTTGGATAGACGTGTCGTAAAGGGAAAAGTTGAATATTATCTAAAATGGAAAGGATACAGTAACGATGAAAACACATGGGAACCAGAGGAAAACCTTGATTGTCCAGACCTGATAGCACAGTTTGAAGAACAGCGTAAAAAAAGAGAAGCTGTAGGCAGTggaaagaaagatgaaaaagaacAGAAGAAACGAAAGAGTTCGTCCACACCAACTCCAACAGCTCCCTCAAAGAAAAAGGTTACTGAAGATAAGAAACCTGAAG gtTTTGACCGAAATTTAGAACCAGAAAGAATTATTGGAGCGACTGACTCTAGTGGTGAATTAATGTTTTTGATGAAATGGAAGGGTACGGACGATGCAGATCTTGTTCCAGCAAGGATAGCTAACGAAAAATGTCCCCAAATCGTAATTAGATTTTATGAAGAACGTCTAACCTGGCATAGTCCAACCCATGACGAAGAAAACAACAAAGCCGATCCTGAGTAG
- the LOC124213875 gene encoding chromobox protein homolog 1 isoform X2, with amino-acid sequence MSKTKDSPVADGETEEEFSVEKVLDRRVVKGKVEYYLKWKGYSNDENTWEPEENLDCPDLIAQFEEQRKKREAVGSGKKDEKEQKKRKSSSTPTPTAPSKKKVTEDKKPEGFDRNLEPERIIGATDSSGELMFLMKWKGTDDADLVPARIANEKCPQIVIRFYEERLTWHSPTHDEENNKADPE; translated from the exons ATGAGTAAAACTAAAGATTCGCCTGTCGCGGATGGAGAAACTGAGGAGGAGTTCAGTGTTGAGAAAGTTTTGGATAGACGTGTCGTAAAGGGAAAAGTTGAATATTATCTAAAATGGAAAGGATACAGTAACGATGAAAACACATGGGAACCAGAGGAAAACCTTGATTGTCCAGACCTGATAGCACAGTTTGAAGAACAGCGTAAAAAAAGAGAAGCTGTAGGCAGTggaaagaaagatgaaaaagaacAGAAGAAACGAAAGAGTTCGTCCACACCAACTCCAACAGCTCCCTCAAAGAAAAAGGTTACTGAAGATAAGAAACCTGAAG gtTTTGACCGAAATTTAGAACCAGAAAGAATTATTGGAGCGACTGACTCTAGTGGTGAATTAATGTTTTTGATGAAATGGAAGGGTACGGACGATGCAGATCTTGTTCCAGCAAGGATAGCTAACGAAAAATGTCCCCAAATCGTAATTAGATTTTATGAAGAACGTCTAACCTGGCATAGTCCAACCCATGACGAAGAAAACAACAAAGCCGATCCTGAGTAG